In Flavobacterium gelatinilyticum, a genomic segment contains:
- a CDS encoding CaiB/BaiF CoA transferase family protein, giving the protein MKPLEDYLIVDFSQFLSGPSASLRLADLGARVIKIEKPGTGDICRTLYTSDLIMNGESSVFHTINRNKESFAIDFKQPEELQKLKKLLAKADVVMHNFRPGVMERIGLSYENVKTINPNVVYASISGFGNHPELKDLPGQDLLLQSLTALTWLSGNQEDGPVPMGLSIVDMLAGAHLAQGILAALYRKATHNIGALVQVSMLESAFDFQFETITTFFNDGGQLPVRTKTNNAHAYLGAPYGIYQTQNGYLALAMGSIPVLASLLKCDELLQFPENKFTLRDEIKNILASHLLTQETQFWLDILEPADIWCAGVLNYEQLFKEDGFKVLEFTQQVEMLDGYSYKTTRCPIKIDGEYFTSGKGSPKLGQDNERIIKEFIA; this is encoded by the coding sequence ATGAAACCATTAGAAGATTATTTGATAGTAGATTTCAGCCAGTTTCTTTCGGGTCCTTCAGCCAGCCTTAGATTAGCTGATCTGGGCGCGCGCGTTATAAAAATTGAAAAACCGGGAACAGGAGATATCTGCCGTACTTTATATACTTCGGATTTGATTATGAATGGCGAATCATCTGTTTTTCATACCATCAACAGAAATAAAGAATCATTTGCCATTGATTTTAAACAGCCGGAGGAGCTTCAAAAATTAAAAAAATTACTGGCCAAAGCCGATGTCGTAATGCATAATTTCAGACCCGGAGTTATGGAACGAATTGGTTTAAGTTATGAGAATGTAAAAACTATAAATCCCAATGTGGTTTATGCTTCTATTTCTGGATTTGGAAATCATCCGGAACTTAAAGATCTGCCGGGACAGGATTTATTGTTACAGTCCCTTACAGCTTTAACCTGGCTGAGCGGAAATCAGGAAGATGGTCCGGTGCCAATGGGTTTATCGATTGTTGATATGCTTGCCGGAGCGCATTTAGCACAAGGAATTTTAGCGGCTTTATATCGTAAAGCAACTCATAATATTGGAGCTTTGGTTCAGGTAAGCATGCTTGAGTCGGCGTTTGACTTTCAGTTCGAAACCATTACCACGTTTTTTAATGACGGAGGTCAATTGCCTGTTCGAACCAAAACCAACAATGCACACGCATATTTAGGCGCGCCATACGGAATTTACCAAACTCAAAACGGCTATTTAGCTTTGGCAATGGGTTCTATTCCGGTTTTGGCTTCACTCCTGAAATGCGATGAATTATTACAGTTTCCTGAAAATAAATTCACGCTTAGAGATGAGATCAAAAATATTCTGGCTTCTCACCTGCTGACTCAGGAAACGCAGTTTTGGCTGGATATTTTAGAACCCGCAGATATTTGGTGTGCCGGAGTTTTAAACTACGAACAGCTTTTTAAGGAAGATGGTTTCAAGGTTTTAGAATTTACTCAGCAGGTTGAAATGCTGGACGGATACTCTTATAAAACTACAAGATGCCCTATAAAAATTGACGGCGAATACTTTACATCCGGCAAAGGTTCTCCTAAATTAGGACAGGATAACGAACGAATTATAAAAGAATTTATAGCGTAA
- a CDS encoding CaiB/BaiF CoA transferase family protein, translated as MKPLEGLIVLEFCQFLAGPSAGLKLADLGARVIKIERPVKGEACRQLSIKDLFVDDSSLLFHTINRNKESFAADLKNPDDLVLIKKLIEKADIMTHNFRPGVMEKIGLDFETTLTINPKIIYGTITGYGDKGPWAKKPGQDLLLQSLSGLSWLSGRKSQGPVPFGLAVADLMCGNHFVQGILAALLKRAKTGKGVLVEVSLLESILDVQFEALTSFLNDGGQQPERGDVKGSAHAFLSAPYGVYKTQDDYISLAMGDLLFIGNTLGVDLSQYADKHLWFEKRDEIREILAEKLLTQKADYWLELLQKQGIWCGKVFDYETLDQQAFVNDLQLKQTVKNEEGETLVTTRSPIQLDGKILLSEKAAPKVGQNNAAIHKGLIG; from the coding sequence ATGAAACCATTAGAAGGATTAATTGTATTAGAATTCTGCCAGTTTCTGGCGGGTCCGTCTGCGGGTTTAAAACTGGCTGATTTGGGCGCACGCGTTATTAAAATCGAGCGTCCGGTAAAAGGCGAAGCCTGCCGTCAGTTAAGCATTAAAGATCTTTTTGTAGACGACAGCAGTCTTTTGTTTCATACCATCAACAGAAATAAAGAATCTTTTGCGGCCGATTTAAAAAATCCCGACGATCTGGTTTTAATCAAAAAACTGATCGAAAAGGCCGATATTATGACCCATAATTTCAGACCTGGGGTGATGGAAAAAATCGGATTGGATTTTGAAACCACGCTGACAATTAATCCTAAAATAATATACGGAACCATAACAGGCTACGGTGATAAAGGTCCGTGGGCCAAAAAACCGGGACAGGATTTATTATTACAATCACTTTCGGGTTTAAGCTGGTTAAGCGGACGCAAAAGTCAGGGACCAGTTCCGTTTGGTCTCGCGGTTGCCGATTTAATGTGCGGCAATCATTTTGTTCAGGGAATTTTAGCGGCACTGCTTAAAAGAGCCAAAACCGGAAAAGGTGTTTTGGTCGAAGTAAGTCTGCTGGAATCTATTTTAGATGTTCAGTTTGAAGCCCTTACTTCATTTTTAAACGATGGCGGACAACAGCCTGAACGCGGTGACGTAAAAGGAAGTGCACATGCTTTTCTAAGCGCTCCGTACGGTGTTTACAAAACACAAGACGATTATATTTCGCTTGCCATGGGTGATTTGCTTTTTATAGGAAATACACTTGGCGTCGATCTTTCTCAATATGCTGATAAACATCTTTGGTTTGAAAAAAGAGATGAAATCAGAGAAATTTTAGCAGAAAAATTATTGACACAAAAAGCAGATTACTGGCTTGAATTATTACAAAAACAAGGTATTTGGTGCGGTAAAGTTTTTGATTACGAAACTTTAGACCAACAGGCTTTTGTAAACGATTTACAGCTCAAACAAACTGTAAAAAATGAAGAAGGCGAAACTTTGGTTACAACCAGAAGCCCTATTCAATTGGATGGTAAAATTTTGCTAAGCGAAAAAGCGGCACCAAAAGTAGGTCAGAATAATGCAGCAATACATAAGGGGTTAATTGGTTAA
- a CDS encoding ABC transporter substrate-binding protein, with product MIKLKGITWNHTRGLLPMVATSQRFTELNPEIEITWEKRSLQEFADASIEDLAKRFDLLVIDHPWTGFGAHTKAILPLSDYLPAAYIKDQEINTVGKSYGSYVFSNKLWALPIDAATPIAAARLDILEKKGLEVPQTYDDLLALAKKGLVAFAGIPVDVLMSFYMFCCSLSEAPFQNEERVISPETGKKALQMFRELAQLIDPANFNRNPIQVYEAMVNSDEIAYCPFAYGYSNYSRAGYSKNLLHFYDLVKLNNASMISSLGGTGLAVSSFSQHIPEAIRYAEFTGSSHTQQNIFADNGGQPGHLQAWKNDRINSITNNYFKNTLPALERAFLRPRYSGHMHFQDHAGDVVRNYLMNGGNEEQVLEEMNALYAESLKLQHS from the coding sequence ATGATAAAATTAAAAGGCATAACCTGGAACCATACGCGAGGGCTGCTCCCAATGGTTGCCACTTCACAGCGTTTTACCGAATTGAATCCGGAAATTGAAATTACCTGGGAAAAAAGAAGTTTACAAGAATTCGCCGATGCTTCAATCGAAGACCTGGCAAAAAGATTCGATTTATTGGTAATCGATCATCCATGGACGGGCTTTGGAGCGCATACAAAAGCGATTCTTCCTTTATCTGATTATCTTCCTGCTGCTTATATTAAAGATCAGGAAATTAATACCGTTGGAAAATCATACGGAAGTTATGTCTTCAGCAATAAATTATGGGCGCTGCCAATTGATGCCGCGACACCCATTGCAGCGGCACGTTTGGATATTTTAGAGAAAAAAGGGCTGGAAGTTCCTCAGACATATGATGATTTATTGGCTTTAGCCAAAAAAGGATTAGTTGCTTTTGCCGGAATTCCGGTAGATGTTTTAATGAGCTTTTATATGTTTTGCTGCAGTTTAAGCGAAGCCCCTTTTCAAAATGAAGAAAGAGTAATTTCTCCGGAAACCGGAAAAAAAGCGTTACAAATGTTCCGTGAACTGGCACAATTAATTGATCCGGCGAACTTTAACCGAAATCCAATTCAGGTTTATGAGGCAATGGTAAATTCTGATGAAATTGCCTACTGCCCTTTTGCTTACGGATATTCTAATTATTCAAGAGCAGGTTACAGCAAAAACCTTCTTCATTTTTATGACTTGGTAAAATTAAATAATGCGTCAATGATTTCTTCTCTTGGAGGAACCGGTTTAGCTGTCTCATCTTTCAGCCAGCACATTCCGGAAGCAATTCGTTATGCTGAATTTACAGGTTCGTCACATACGCAGCAGAATATTTTTGCTGATAACGGAGGCCAGCCGGGACATTTACAGGCATGGAAAAACGACAGAATCAATTCTATTACAAATAATTATTTCAAAAATACACTTCCGGCTTTAGAAAGAGCTTTTTTAAGACCAAGATATTCAGGACATATGCATTTTCAGGATCATGCGGGCGATGTTGTTCGTAATTATCTGATGAACGGCGGCAATGAAGAACAGGTTTTAGAAGAAATGAACGCGCTTTATGCCGAATCTTTAAAATTACAGCATTCATGA
- a CDS encoding SDR family NAD(P)-dependent oxidoreductase: MFSLQNKKAVITGGGSGIGRAIAALFAKQGAEVHIIDLTIESAQDAVDEIKQAGGKVFSYACNVAKQSEVQAAFEKIGNINILVNNAGIANVGKVDTTSEADFDRVMEVNVKGVYNCLYAAIPQFRLSNGGVILNMASIAAWVGISDRFAYSTAKGAVMAMTLSVARDYLSENIRCNSISPARVHTPFVDGFISKNYAGKEEEIFDKLSKSQPIGRMGKPDEVAALALYLCSEEAGFITGCDYPIDGGFIKLNN; the protein is encoded by the coding sequence ATGTTTTCATTACAGAATAAAAAAGCGGTCATCACCGGAGGCGGAAGCGGGATTGGACGTGCAATCGCAGCCTTGTTTGCTAAACAGGGAGCAGAAGTTCACATTATTGATTTAACTATAGAAAGTGCTCAGGATGCAGTCGATGAGATAAAACAAGCAGGAGGAAAAGTTTTCTCTTATGCGTGCAATGTGGCTAAACAATCGGAAGTACAAGCCGCTTTTGAAAAAATTGGAAACATTAATATTCTTGTTAATAATGCCGGAATCGCTAATGTTGGTAAAGTTGATACAACTTCAGAAGCTGATTTTGACCGTGTAATGGAGGTAAATGTGAAAGGAGTTTACAACTGTTTGTACGCTGCTATTCCACAATTCAGACTTTCAAACGGAGGTGTTATCTTAAATATGGCTTCGATCGCAGCATGGGTTGGAATCTCTGATCGTTTTGCCTATTCAACAGCTAAAGGAGCCGTAATGGCAATGACTTTATCTGTAGCGAGGGATTATTTAAGCGAAAACATCAGATGTAATTCTATTTCGCCTGCAAGGGTTCATACGCCTTTTGTAGATGGTTTTATTTCTAAAAACTACGCAGGAAAAGAAGAAGAAATATTCGATAAACTTTCTAAATCACAGCCAATAGGCCGTATGGGAAAACCAGATGAAGTTGCCGCTCTTGCTTTGTACTTATGCAGCGAAGAAGCTGGTTTCATTACCGGATGCGATTACCCAATCGACGGAGGGTTTATCAAGTTGAATAACTAG
- a CDS encoding fumarylacetoacetate hydrolase family protein, with amino-acid sequence MKLIRFGEIGKEKPGVIIGEKRYDVSSIVSDFNESFFEENGLEKLQKALESNPSLPEVDASVRLGSPVARPSKIICIGLNYVDHCKETNAPIPTEPIIFFKSTTSLCGPDDDLIIPKNSEKTDWEVELAFVVGKKASYVEEAEALDYVAGYALLNDYSERAFQLERGGQWAKGKGSDTFAPLGPFLATKDEVADVDNLKMWLTVNGKKYQDSNTLNLVFKIPYLVHYLSQFMTLLPGDIISTGTPPGVGLGIKPEPVYIKAGDVIELGIEGLGTSKQTAVAYKK; translated from the coding sequence ATGAAATTAATACGTTTTGGAGAAATCGGAAAAGAAAAACCAGGAGTTATAATTGGTGAAAAAAGATATGATGTTTCTTCTATAGTTTCAGACTTTAACGAAAGCTTTTTTGAAGAAAACGGCTTAGAAAAATTACAAAAAGCATTAGAGAGCAATCCATCTTTACCTGAAGTGGATGCCAGCGTACGTTTAGGTTCTCCGGTTGCAAGACCTTCAAAAATAATCTGTATTGGATTGAATTATGTAGACCACTGTAAAGAAACCAATGCACCAATTCCAACAGAACCAATTATTTTCTTTAAATCGACTACTTCTTTATGCGGACCAGACGATGATTTGATCATTCCTAAAAACAGTGAAAAAACGGACTGGGAAGTAGAATTAGCATTTGTAGTGGGTAAAAAAGCAAGTTACGTTGAAGAAGCTGAAGCTTTGGATTATGTTGCCGGATATGCTTTATTGAATGATTACAGCGAAAGAGCGTTTCAGTTAGAGCGCGGCGGACAATGGGCAAAAGGCAAAGGAAGCGATACTTTTGCGCCTCTTGGGCCATTTCTTGCTACAAAAGACGAAGTAGCTGACGTAGATAATTTAAAAATGTGGCTGACTGTAAACGGTAAAAAATACCAGGACAGCAACACCTTAAATTTAGTTTTCAAAATTCCTTATTTAGTACACTATTTAAGCCAGTTCATGACTTTGCTTCCTGGTGATATTATCAGTACAGGAACGCCTCCGGGAGTTGGTTTAGGAATTAAGCCGGAACCGGTTTACATTAAAGCAGGTGACGTTATCGAACTTGGAATCGAAGGTTTGGGAACGAGCAAACAAACTGCTGTTGCCTATAAAAAGTAA
- a CDS encoding zinc-binding alcohol dehydrogenase family protein, translating into MKFIVCEKPKEFKLKETSIPEPKEGEVLLKIKRIGICGTDIHAFGGTQPYFEYPRILGHELAAEYVKGNAAGFKPGDKVTFIPYFNCGKCVACRNGLTNCCVNIKVFGVHIDGGMAEYVAIPEQYLLHGQGLDYDELALIEPLAIAAHGVRRAAVKSTDTVLVMGAGPIGIGLIQFAKIAGARVIVMDINDYRLNFCKTELNADETINPLNDDVAAKLAELTNGDMANVVIDATGNQKVMNGAFNYISHGGRFVLVGLQKGELSFSHPDFHKRESTLMSSRNATIEDFEYVMKCLKEGKIDPKKYITHRTTFSEMITDFENLVDPKNNVIKALIEIE; encoded by the coding sequence ATGAAATTTATTGTATGCGAAAAACCGAAAGAATTTAAATTAAAAGAAACAAGTATTCCGGAACCAAAAGAAGGTGAAGTTCTTTTGAAGATAAAAAGAATCGGAATCTGCGGAACTGATATTCATGCTTTTGGAGGAACACAGCCGTATTTTGAATATCCAAGGATTTTAGGACACGAACTGGCGGCAGAATATGTAAAAGGAAATGCGGCAGGTTTTAAACCGGGCGATAAAGTAACTTTTATTCCGTATTTCAACTGCGGAAAATGTGTGGCTTGTCGAAATGGATTGACAAACTGCTGTGTAAATATTAAAGTTTTTGGAGTGCATATTGATGGCGGAATGGCCGAATATGTTGCGATTCCGGAGCAGTATTTATTGCATGGTCAGGGATTAGATTATGATGAACTGGCTTTGATTGAGCCGCTTGCTATTGCTGCACACGGCGTTAGAAGAGCAGCAGTGAAGTCTACAGATACAGTTTTAGTAATGGGAGCAGGGCCAATTGGTATTGGACTGATTCAGTTTGCTAAAATTGCCGGAGCGAGAGTTATCGTAATGGACATCAACGATTACCGATTGAATTTCTGCAAAACAGAATTGAATGCAGATGAAACTATTAATCCGTTAAACGACGATGTAGCGGCTAAGCTGGCTGAGTTGACAAACGGCGACATGGCGAATGTGGTGATTGATGCTACCGGAAATCAGAAAGTAATGAACGGGGCTTTCAATTATATTTCGCATGGCGGAAGATTCGTTTTGGTCGGGCTTCAAAAAGGAGAACTGAGTTTCAGTCATCCGGATTTCCACAAAAGAGAATCGACTTTGATGAGCAGCAGAAATGCAACAATCGAAGATTTTGAATATGTAATGAAATGCCTGAAAGAAGGAAAAATCGATCCTAAGAAGTACATCACGCACAGAACAACATTTTCTGAAATGATTACGGATTTTGAAAATCTGGTTGATCCTAAAAATAATGTAATCAAAGCGTTGATTGAAATTGAGTAA
- a CDS encoding SDR family oxidoreductase, giving the protein MDLNLKNKIVVVSGSAGKEGSIGETMINRLADEGAIPVLVDRNARGFGYAEKLQKRGIDSIFVQTNVTDPVEMENAVKTIAAKYGRIDAVINNVGVNDGAGLDATYEEFMDSLKLNVVSYFLLVKHALPFLKESKGNILNIGSKVALTGQGGTSGYAAAKGGVLGLTREWAVDLIQFGIRSNAIIIAESYTPAYEDWIKTLEDGENVLKKINKSIPFESRMTKTEEIADTALFIISDRSSHTTGQFVFVDGGYVHLDRALISDVN; this is encoded by the coding sequence ATGGATTTAAATTTAAAAAATAAAATTGTCGTTGTTTCCGGTTCGGCTGGTAAAGAAGGCAGTATTGGCGAAACAATGATCAACAGACTGGCAGATGAAGGTGCAATTCCGGTTTTGGTAGACAGAAACGCAAGAGGTTTTGGCTACGCTGAAAAACTTCAAAAAAGAGGAATTGATTCTATCTTTGTTCAGACCAATGTTACCGATCCTGTTGAAATGGAAAATGCGGTAAAAACAATCGCTGCAAAATACGGAAGAATCGATGCCGTAATTAACAACGTTGGTGTTAATGACGGTGCAGGTCTGGATGCTACTTACGAAGAATTTATGGATTCTTTGAAACTGAATGTAGTGAGTTACTTTTTGCTGGTAAAACATGCACTTCCGTTCTTAAAAGAATCAAAAGGAAATATCTTAAATATTGGTTCAAAAGTAGCTTTAACAGGACAGGGAGGAACTTCCGGTTACGCTGCTGCAAAAGGAGGCGTTTTAGGACTTACAAGAGAATGGGCGGTAGATTTGATTCAGTTTGGAATCCGTTCAAATGCTATTATTATTGCTGAGAGTTATACTCCGGCATACGAAGACTGGATTAAAACACTTGAAGACGGTGAGAACGTTTTAAAGAAAATCAACAAAAGTATTCCGTTTGAAAGCAGAATGACGAAAACAGAAGAAATTGCAGATACGGCACTTTTCATTATTTCTGATCGTTCTTCGCATACTACAGGACAATTCGTTTTTGTAGATGGCGGTTATGTGCATTTAGACCGTGCTTTAATTAGTGATGTAAACTAA